From the genome of Penaeus chinensis breed Huanghai No. 1 chromosome 37, ASM1920278v2, whole genome shotgun sequence, one region includes:
- the LOC125045509 gene encoding uncharacterized protein LOC125045509 gives MTLSTECHRYFMRTHENVSAATREGTLPARTNTKNRPTTGAHGAGRDQEEAVWVQRREGSAPPHSDTLALRQAFSDSHLEKRLQLLLPHLSPLPDHSRSKLLLRRGRRVDACAERFQSGQMSLKSRPLTSSSDQ, from the exons ATGACACTTTCGACGGAATGCCATCGTTATTTCATGCGCACACACG AAAATGTCAGCGCAGCAACGCGAGAAGGGACGCTGCCTGCCAGGACAAACACCAAGAACCGGCCGACGACAGGAGCACACGGCGCAGGACGCGATCAGGAGGAAGCTGTATGGGTCCAGCGCCGCGAAGGTTCCGCACCGCCACATAGCGACACACTCGCTCTGCGTCAGGCATTCAGTGATTCCCATCTGGAGAAGAGACTGCAGCTCTTACTCCCTCATCTTAGTCCCCTGCCAGACCACAGCAGGTCCAAATTACTGCTCCGTCGAGGGCGACGGGTGGATGCTTGTGCCGAGCGGTTTCAGAGTGGTCAGATGTCTTTAAAGTCACGCCCTCTAACTAGCAGTAGTGACCAATGA